GCAAGGTTCAGGGTGAACATATTTCAACAGAGAGGGAACATTGGTGCTGTTTTGCGAACGATACCTATCAAGATACAGACAATTGATGAATTAGTTTTGCCGCAGGTATTTAAACAACTGGCAATGCTTCCGCGTGGATTTATATTGGTGACAGGACCTACTGGAAGTGGTAAATCAACAACATTAGCCGCAATGATTGAACATATAAATACGAATAAAAAAGGACATATAATCACGATTGAAGACCCCATAGAATTTGTTCATACGGATAAATTATGTGCCATAAATCAACGGGAAATAGGCGTAGATGCTGTTTCCTTTGCCGATGCGTTAAAGCATGTGATGCGACAAAATCCAGATATTATTTTAGTTGGAGAGATGCGCGATTTAGAAACTATCTCTGCGGCTATTACTGCGGCTGAAACCGGGGTTTTAGTGTTTGCAACATTACATACAAATAATGCCGTTCAAACCATAGACCGCATTATTGATGTTTTCCCGGTTGAACAGCAAGAACAGGTTAGACTTCAATTATCCGTAAATCTTCAGGCGATTGTTTCACAAACTATCGTGCCCAGAGTTGATGGGAAAGGCAGAGTTGTTGCCTTTGAAATTATGATTGCTATCCCAGCCATTAGAAGTTTGATTAGAGAGGGAAAGGCACATCAAATGTATACTATCATTCAATCCAGTGGTGGTTATGGAATGCGAACCCTGGACAGTGATTTATTAGAATTAGTTAAAAATAACCTTGTTACTTACGATGAGGCGTTAGCTCGTTCACCAAATCCAAAGGAATTTGAACAAAGAGCAACAAGACTTCAGATTGTATAGTACTTCTTCAATGAGTTAACAGTTCTATACTTTAGAGAGGCATATTTTGTGATTTCCTGTTACTATCAACTCAGGTTATCGGTTAATCAGGTTATCGGTAAAGAGCAAGCAGTAGCCTGCTATCTCAAATTACCGATTACTGATTACCTGATTACCGATTACTTTAAATAATCACAATTTATACCCCACTGGAGTATAGTGTCGTGTTGAACAAATAACGCACGGAATTTGATTCTGGTAACTGGTGATTGGTAACTGGTAATTAAATACCGTTCGGCTGAGGTAATCGGTCAGTTATTGGTGGGAGAAAGGCATAAAGATTAAATTTCTCGCTAAGGCGCAAAGAACGCAAAGGAATAAATTATAATCTTTGCGAACTTTGCGTCTTTGCGAGAGAAAATTTCTATTTAGTTTTTACCACTGATAACTGAGGGATTACCGGCTGAACTCAGGACGAAATTATTTAACCAATTACCAATTACCAGTTACCAATTACCAGTTACCAATTACCAGTTACCAATTACCAGTTACCAGTTACCAGTTACCAATTACCAATTACCAATTATCCGTTTGCAGGTTATGAAATCTGATGATACTCCGTGCAAAACTTACTCAACACCACAATAGTGCCTCTTTAAGATTGAAAAGGCAGTAATTATGAATATTAACGAATTATTAGAAATTGCCGTTAAAAGCGATGCATCAGACCTGCATTTAAAGGTTGGAAGTCCACCTTTACTCAGGGTCTATGGGGATTTAGTTGCCCTGGAAACTCTACCCAAACTTACCGAGGCAGATACTAAAAAATTAGCTTATGATATGCTGACACCAACCCAACAACGCAGATTTGAGGCGGCATTGGGGCTGGACTTGAGTTATGAAATACCTGGTTTGGCGAGATTCAGAACACATATCTTCCAACAACGCGAAAT
This portion of the bacterium genome encodes:
- a CDS encoding type IV pilus twitching motility protein PilT gives rise to the protein MEFTLDDLLKEMVYEGGSDLHIRVGEPPFFRIHGHLTRTEKFPALSPQDAKELLYSILSEERQKRFEKNLELDLSYTIPDVARFRVNIFQQRGNIGAVLRTIPIKIQTIDELVLPQVFKQLAMLPRGFILVTGPTGSGKSTTLAAMIEHINTNKKGHIITIEDPIEFVHTDKLCAINQREIGVDAVSFADALKHVMRQNPDIILVGEMRDLETISAAITAAETGVLVFATLHTNNAVQTIDRIIDVFPVEQQEQVRLQLSVNLQAIVSQTIVPRVDGKGRVVAFEIMIAIPAIRSLIREGKAHQMYTIIQSSGGYGMRTLDSDLLELVKNNLVTYDEALARSPNPKEFEQRATRLQIV